From the genome of Desulfobaculum xiamenense, one region includes:
- the typA gene encoding translational GTPase TypA, which produces MPKNTARNESLRNIAIIAHVDHGKTTLVDQMFKQGGVFREGQEVDERVMDSGDIERERGITISAKNCSIHWRDRKINIIDTPGHADFGGEVERSLSMCDGVILLVDASEGPLPQTRFVLEKALNAGLKLMVVINKIDRADARPAEVLDEVYDLLIDLGADESQLDFPLFYAIGRQGIAKRTIEEEATNLHVLLDAVIDEIPAPTYDPDAPFQMLVSDLGYSDYLGRLAIGRVLNGTAHGNDQLVCIGEGGVQKTLRVSRLQTYDGLKVADTSAAQPGDIIVLSGIEAVKIGDTICTVDAPQALPRITVDEPTVSMRFGINTSPLAGQEGKLVTSSKIRERLMREALSNVAIRVEDTEDRDAFLVKGRGEFQMAIIIETMRREGFELNVGRPEVIFKRDENGKLLEPIEHLYVDCDEAFMGVIAEKLSQRKGRMTNMINNGSGRVRMEFSIPSRGLIGYRDEFLTDTKGTGIMNSYLEGYGDHRGEFPSRFTGSIVSDRPGKAVAYALFNLEPRGRLFVNPSDSVYEGMIVGEHNRENDIDVNPTKGKKLTNLRASGKDDAVILTNVQPMTLERALHFIREDELVEVTPVSVRLRKVELDSQRRYQIAGRKKKA; this is translated from the coding sequence ATGCCTAAGAATACCGCGCGCAACGAGTCGCTGCGCAACATTGCAATCATTGCCCACGTCGATCACGGTAAGACGACCCTTGTTGACCAGATGTTCAAGCAGGGTGGCGTGTTCCGAGAGGGGCAGGAAGTCGACGAACGCGTTATGGACTCCGGGGATATCGAGCGCGAACGAGGCATCACCATTTCTGCGAAGAACTGCTCGATCCATTGGCGCGACCGCAAGATCAACATCATCGACACCCCCGGCCACGCCGACTTTGGCGGCGAGGTCGAGCGTTCCCTCTCCATGTGCGACGGCGTTATCCTGCTGGTGGACGCCTCCGAGGGTCCGCTGCCGCAGACCCGCTTCGTGCTTGAGAAGGCCCTGAACGCCGGCCTGAAGCTGATGGTTGTCATCAACAAGATCGACCGCGCCGACGCCCGCCCCGCCGAGGTTCTCGACGAGGTCTACGACCTGCTCATCGACCTCGGAGCCGACGAAAGCCAGCTCGACTTCCCGCTTTTCTACGCCATTGGCCGTCAGGGCATTGCCAAGCGCACCATCGAGGAAGAGGCCACCAATCTCCACGTGCTGCTCGACGCGGTCATCGACGAGATTCCCGCTCCGACCTACGACCCCGACGCACCGTTCCAGATGCTGGTGTCCGACCTCGGCTACTCCGATTACCTCGGCCGTCTGGCCATTGGCCGCGTCCTGAACGGCACGGCCCACGGCAACGACCAGCTGGTGTGCATCGGCGAGGGCGGCGTGCAGAAGACCCTGCGCGTGTCCCGCCTCCAGACCTACGACGGACTCAAGGTGGCCGATACCTCTGCCGCCCAGCCCGGCGACATCATCGTGCTCTCCGGCATCGAGGCCGTGAAGATCGGCGATACCATTTGCACCGTCGACGCTCCGCAGGCCCTGCCGCGCATCACCGTTGACGAGCCGACCGTGAGCATGCGCTTCGGCATCAACACCTCGCCGCTGGCTGGTCAGGAAGGCAAGCTGGTCACCTCCAGCAAGATTCGCGAGCGCCTCATGCGCGAGGCCCTGTCCAACGTGGCCATTCGCGTGGAAGACACCGAGGACCGCGATGCGTTTCTGGTCAAGGGCCGTGGCGAGTTCCAGATGGCCATCATCATCGAGACCATGCGCCGCGAAGGCTTTGAGCTGAACGTTGGCCGTCCCGAGGTCATTTTCAAGCGCGACGAGAACGGCAAGCTCCTCGAACCCATCGAGCATCTCTATGTGGATTGCGACGAGGCGTTCATGGGCGTCATCGCCGAGAAGCTTTCCCAGCGCAAGGGTCGCATGACCAACATGATCAACAACGGTTCCGGCCGTGTGCGCATGGAGTTCTCCATTCCCTCGCGCGGACTCATCGGCTACCGTGACGAATTCCTCACCGATACCAAGGGCACGGGCATCATGAACTCCTATCTGGAGGGCTACGGCGACCACCGTGGCGAGTTCCCGTCCCGCTTCACCGGTTCCATCGTGTCCGACCGTCCGGGCAAGGCCGTTGCCTACGCGCTGTTCAACCTCGAACCGCGTGGCCGCCTGTTCGTGAATCCCAGCGACTCCGTCTACGAGGGGATGATCGTGGGCGAGCACAACCGCGAGAACGACATCGACGTGAACCCCACCAAGGGCAAGAAGCTCACCAACCTGCGCGCATCCGGCAAGGACGACGCCGTCATCCTGACCAACGTGCAGCCCATGACCCTTGAGCGCGCCCTGCACTTCATCCGCGAGGACGAACTCGTGGAGGTCACTCCCGTGTCCGTGCGCCTGCGCAAGGTCGAGCTCGACTCGCAGCGGCGCTACCAGATCGCGGGAAGGAAGAAGAAAGCCTAA
- a CDS encoding DUF3047 domain-containing protein has product MYTSPMKKHAKGVLAALALTAALPFFGPPQACAETFLREDFATLDNWKEQTFKKIPRHTTYTAGKVNGVDALMADSRSSASGLVLQKVFDVYEHPLLRWRWKVGNIIPEADGTKKTGDDYPLRIYVVFTYDPGSATGFTKLRYSLAKMVNGDYPPHSTLNYVWANVENTPDHFRSPYTDRAAIIPLRRGPADAGIWLEESVNIVDDYRRVFGEDPPHKAALAIMTDTDNTRSRATAFIDWIEVD; this is encoded by the coding sequence ATGTACACTAGCCCCATGAAAAAACACGCGAAAGGCGTTCTCGCGGCCCTCGCGCTGACTGCGGCCCTCCCGTTTTTCGGCCCACCGCAGGCCTGCGCGGAGACCTTCCTCCGCGAGGACTTCGCCACACTCGATAATTGGAAGGAACAGACCTTCAAGAAAATTCCCCGCCACACCACCTACACGGCGGGCAAGGTCAACGGGGTGGACGCCCTCATGGCGGACAGCCGCTCCTCGGCGTCTGGACTCGTCTTGCAGAAGGTCTTCGACGTGTACGAGCACCCGCTCCTGCGCTGGCGCTGGAAGGTGGGCAACATCATCCCCGAGGCCGACGGCACGAAGAAGACCGGGGACGACTACCCGCTTCGCATCTACGTGGTCTTCACCTACGATCCCGGCTCCGCCACGGGCTTCACCAAGCTGCGCTATTCGCTAGCGAAGATGGTGAACGGCGACTATCCGCCCCACTCCACGCTGAACTACGTGTGGGCCAACGTGGAGAACACGCCGGACCACTTCCGCAGCCCCTACACGGACCGCGCGGCCATCATCCCGCTACGGCGCGGCCCGGCGGACGCCGGAATATGGCTGGAAGAAAGCGTGAACATCGTGGACGACTACCGCCGCGTCTTCGGCGAGGACCCGCCGCACAAAGCGGCGCTGGCCATCATGACCGACACGGACAACACCCGTAGCCGCGCCACGGCCTTCATCGACTGGATAGAGGTGGACTAG
- a CDS encoding HlyD family efflux transporter periplasmic adaptor subunit gives MADIIPQPLRDDLKIRRQVLSNETWYVVKEPERQQYFRFDPGQYGMLELFDGHSSLSRLVSAFNAKSEEYEYDRDSAVALYNSAREYRLLRRTREEENAALVERLRETHKQRFLQRQGSLLFMRFHVYDPDALFDRIIDRIRFMWSPAVVHVCVGLMLLALVLVFVEHRRFASDFLEVSSYVFGSLTGLLTAWPLILVVIALHEFAHGLTCKNFGGEVHDMGFLLLVLINPCMYCNVNDAWLFENKRHKMYVVFAGVYFELLLGSLAVFVWFFTDVGALVGRLAFVVITVCISATVLFNLNPLMKLDGYYLLSDYMELPNLRQNSLSMLSWGLKRHLLRMPVDAPMEPSPRETRIFITYGAGMCLYLGTVFGKILSMGYGFARSKGFVAVLIFYWLVFRLFSKLLGSWPGTLKALVVRSFWKGGRRRFTVGALAVLAVILAVWSPRMRVYAPCEVGAQMIVVHAPESGFVTSVAYGQDRLPRCAPGDVLLALSSPDLELERRQLEARREAQELERRMAGLSGQGGALRRLAAREMALVAEARLLDARTSALAVRLPQGRWIVDGPPPRSLFGRHYAKGETVLSLIPRESRVADVIIDQTDLSYVAVGQEVRVLLPSGPVGTIAGVVQSIAEVGQKDGVTRRFDVRVHVPLAADGPEPPPGIGGMAVIMGEPRPLWQHVLRPLKRMTRYDLWL, from the coding sequence ATGGCCGACATCATTCCCCAGCCTCTGCGTGACGATCTGAAAATACGCAGGCAGGTGCTGTCCAACGAGACGTGGTACGTGGTCAAGGAGCCGGAACGTCAGCAGTATTTCCGGTTCGACCCCGGCCAGTACGGCATGCTGGAACTTTTTGACGGGCATAGCAGCCTGTCGCGGCTGGTGAGCGCCTTTAATGCGAAGAGCGAGGAATACGAGTACGATAGGGATTCCGCCGTGGCGCTCTACAATTCCGCGCGCGAATACCGCCTGTTGCGCCGTACGCGTGAGGAGGAGAACGCCGCGCTTGTCGAGCGCCTGCGCGAGACGCACAAGCAGCGGTTCCTGCAACGGCAGGGTTCGTTGCTCTTCATGCGGTTCCATGTCTACGATCCCGACGCCCTGTTCGACCGCATCATCGACCGTATCCGCTTCATGTGGAGCCCTGCGGTGGTTCACGTCTGCGTCGGCCTCATGCTTCTGGCGCTGGTTCTCGTCTTCGTGGAACATAGGCGATTCGCCAGCGATTTCCTTGAGGTGTCGTCGTACGTCTTCGGCAGCCTGACGGGGCTACTCACGGCGTGGCCGCTCATCCTCGTCGTCATCGCCTTGCACGAGTTCGCCCACGGCCTGACATGCAAGAACTTCGGCGGCGAGGTTCACGACATGGGCTTCCTGCTCCTCGTGCTCATCAATCCCTGCATGTACTGCAACGTCAACGACGCATGGCTCTTCGAGAACAAGCGCCACAAGATGTACGTGGTCTTCGCCGGGGTCTACTTCGAACTGCTTCTCGGTTCGCTTGCGGTGTTCGTGTGGTTCTTCACGGACGTCGGCGCGCTGGTCGGGCGGCTGGCCTTTGTGGTCATCACGGTGTGCATCTCCGCCACGGTGCTTTTCAATCTCAATCCGCTCATGAAGCTCGACGGCTACTATCTGCTGTCCGACTACATGGAACTGCCCAACCTGCGGCAGAATTCGCTGTCCATGCTCTCGTGGGGGCTCAAGCGCCACCTGCTGCGTATGCCCGTGGACGCGCCGATGGAGCCGTCCCCGCGTGAGACGCGCATCTTCATCACCTACGGAGCGGGGATGTGCCTGTATCTGGGGACGGTATTCGGCAAGATACTGTCCATGGGCTACGGCTTCGCGCGGTCCAAGGGCTTTGTGGCCGTGCTGATCTTTTATTGGCTTGTGTTTCGCCTGTTTTCGAAGCTGCTCGGATCGTGGCCCGGCACGCTGAAGGCGCTGGTGGTCCGGTCCTTCTGGAAGGGCGGGCGTCGGCGGTTCACCGTGGGGGCGTTGGCCGTGCTGGCCGTGATTCTCGCCGTGTGGTCGCCGCGCATGCGCGTTTACGCGCCGTGCGAGGTCGGGGCGCAGATGATCGTCGTTCACGCGCCGGAGTCCGGTTTCGTTACATCCGTGGCCTACGGTCAGGACCGCCTGCCGCGTTGTGCGCCGGGGGATGTGCTGCTGGCCCTGTCATCGCCGGACCTCGAACTTGAACGGCGGCAGCTGGAGGCCCGGCGTGAGGCGCAGGAATTGGAGCGGCGCATGGCGGGGCTTTCCGGACAGGGCGGTGCGCTACGGCGCTTGGCCGCCCGCGAGATGGCCCTCGTAGCCGAGGCGCGCCTGCTTGACGCGCGGACCTCGGCCCTTGCCGTGCGCCTGCCGCAGGGGAGATGGATCGTGGACGGTCCACCGCCGCGTTCGCTTTTCGGGCGGCATTACGCCAAGGGCGAAACGGTGCTCTCGCTTATTCCGCGCGAGAGTCGCGTGGCTGATGTGATTATCGACCAGACTGACCTGTCGTATGTGGCGGTGGGGCAGGAGGTGCGCGTTCTGCTGCCGTCCGGGCCGGTTGGAACCATTGCTGGCGTGGTGCAGAGCATCGCCGAGGTTGGGCAGAAGGACGGGGTGACGCGTCGCTTCGACGTGCGCGTGCATGTGCCCCTCGCTGCGGATGGGCCGGAACCGCCGCCTGGCATCGGGGGCATGGCGGTCATCATGGGCGAGCCGCGCCCGCTGTGGCAGCATGTGCTGCGGCCGCTCAAACGAATGACGAGGTATGACCTGTGGCTATGA
- a CDS encoding efflux RND transporter periplasmic adaptor subunit, which translates to MRNVARWLEVFRLALLTVVCGLVLAVPWTVAAQDGSPGGAATIVQTGAQSVGGVVRPLRRAVLSFARDGLIVFLAAEGAEVAAGDVLGRLDERQAVANLRNARIRTEAAAIGVDEARHDRDVQKDLLKDDIITEEAYRNLEIKVRYSQMQQRSSEAAEAVAELDVDDCTLRAPFSGVVARAEGNVAEWAGRGKPIMELVDVTHLELTTDIPPELARSLATGTEVAIRDAGEAVGLATVRVMLPLLDPASGLRRVIWDVRPAADVLSGRYVVLDSWWQ; encoded by the coding sequence ATGAGAAACGTCGCGCGTTGGCTTGAGGTCTTTCGTCTCGCGTTGCTCACGGTGGTGTGTGGGCTTGTTCTTGCTGTGCCGTGGACTGTGGCGGCGCAGGATGGTTCGCCGGGTGGGGCCGCCACCATTGTCCAGACCGGGGCGCAGAGCGTGGGCGGCGTGGTGCGTCCGCTGCGGCGGGCGGTGCTGTCCTTTGCCCGGGATGGCCTCATCGTATTCCTCGCCGCCGAGGGGGCCGAAGTCGCCGCTGGCGACGTGCTGGGGCGGCTGGATGAACGTCAGGCTGTGGCGAATCTGCGCAACGCCCGCATCCGTACTGAGGCCGCCGCCATCGGCGTGGATGAGGCCCGCCACGACCGCGACGTGCAGAAGGATTTGCTGAAGGACGACATCATCACCGAGGAGGCATACAGGAATCTGGAGATCAAGGTGCGCTACTCGCAGATGCAGCAGCGCAGTTCCGAGGCCGCCGAGGCTGTGGCGGAGCTGGACGTGGACGATTGCACGCTACGTGCGCCGTTTTCCGGCGTGGTGGCCCGCGCCGAGGGCAACGTGGCGGAGTGGGCCGGGCGGGGCAAGCCGATCATGGAACTGGTGGACGTGACGCATCTTGAACTGACCACGGACATCCCGCCGGAACTGGCGCGCTCCCTTGCCACTGGGACCGAGGTCGCCATTCGCGATGCGGGGGAGGCCGTGGGGCTGGCGACGGTGCGCGTGATGCTGCCGCTTCTCGATCCGGCCAGCGGTCTGCGCCGCGTGATCTGGGACGTTCGACCCGCTGCGGATGTGCTTTCCGGGCGGTATGTGGTGCTCGATTCGTGGTGGCAATGA
- a CDS encoding DUF401 family protein, whose protein sequence is MDFPAALLPLFKIAAVFATMLGGIRLKIGLGLSILCGGLLTGALFGLPVAMWPQTALSGVLNDKTIFLVAIVALIMILSNLLEKTGQSARLMDALSAYLREPKLRLLFFPALIGLLPMPGGAVFSAPMVDSVSRGMGLSREDKVLVNYWFRHIWEIAWPLYPGIILASSLSGVPITRLVLHTCPGIFLCLFLGWRFVLAPVMRRLPSRTAEATDTPRNPMRALREGLPLVIAIAGAIGMEAVLSAFAPDVHFEIGIIIALAASILCAVIQNGLPIAPIRSTLTGRYLWSMLWVVASIFIFKQFMEDSGVVTELSQLAGGTAALIVATVCLPLLVGIISGITMAYVGSTFPLMLGMLAQLGMEGQTLQYTVLALFSGFTGIMVSPLHICFLLTCRYFEADMARAWRGLLAPCSLVMLFGWVWFAFLRA, encoded by the coding sequence ATGGACTTCCCCGCTGCCCTCCTTCCCCTGTTCAAAATCGCGGCCGTGTTCGCGACCATGCTTGGCGGCATCCGCCTCAAAATCGGCCTTGGCCTGTCCATCCTGTGCGGCGGCCTACTCACGGGCGCGCTGTTCGGTCTTCCCGTCGCCATGTGGCCGCAGACGGCGCTCTCGGGCGTGCTGAACGACAAGACCATCTTCCTCGTGGCCATCGTGGCACTGATCATGATCCTTTCCAACCTGCTGGAAAAGACCGGCCAGTCCGCGCGGCTCATGGACGCCCTGTCCGCCTACCTGCGCGAACCGAAACTGCGGCTGCTGTTCTTCCCCGCGCTCATCGGGCTGCTGCCCATGCCGGGCGGCGCGGTGTTCTCCGCGCCCATGGTGGACAGCGTCTCTCGCGGAATGGGCCTCTCGCGCGAGGACAAGGTGCTGGTGAACTACTGGTTCCGCCACATCTGGGAAATCGCGTGGCCGCTGTATCCGGGCATCATCCTCGCCTCGTCGCTGTCCGGCGTGCCCATCACGAGGCTCGTGCTGCACACTTGTCCGGGCATATTCCTGTGCCTGTTCCTCGGCTGGCGCTTCGTGCTCGCCCCGGTCATGCGCAGGCTGCCAAGCCGCACCGCCGAGGCCACCGACACACCGCGCAATCCCATGCGCGCGCTGCGTGAGGGGTTGCCGCTCGTCATCGCCATCGCCGGGGCCATCGGCATGGAAGCCGTGCTGAGCGCCTTCGCGCCGGACGTGCATTTCGAGATCGGCATCATCATCGCTCTCGCGGCGTCCATCCTCTGCGCAGTGATCCAGAACGGCCTGCCCATCGCGCCCATCCGCTCCACCCTCACCGGGCGCTACCTGTGGAGCATGCTGTGGGTGGTGGCGAGCATCTTCATCTTCAAGCAGTTCATGGAAGATTCCGGCGTAGTGACGGAGCTGTCGCAACTAGCTGGCGGCACGGCCGCGCTGATTGTGGCCACGGTATGTCTGCCGCTTCTGGTGGGCATCATCTCCGGCATCACCATGGCCTACGTGGGCAGCACCTTCCCGCTCATGCTCGGCATGCTTGCGCAGCTGGGCATGGAAGGCCAGACGCTCCAATACACGGTGCTGGCGCTCTTTTCAGGCTTCACGGGCATCATGGTTTCCCCGCTGCACATCTGCTTCCTGCTCACCTGCCGCTACTTCGAGGCGGACATGGCCCGCGCGTGGCGGGGACTTCTTGCGCCGTGCTCGCTCGTCATGCTCTTCGGGTGGGTCTGGTTCGCATTTCTTCGTGCATGA
- a CDS encoding GAF domain-containing protein: MDSPESMDTQCNRAITDDELPSDPVERAQHLERRLARCKLARDLTREFVSTTDMKRLMGVIFQRVLEAINAEAGSLWMVDWRTRESVCHQAEGPAADKVLGLRLPLGKGVVGKVIQENSPQVVLDTTRDERFAADVDKTSGFTTKSMICVPLVVDCHVYGAIQILNKKSGFESRFTNDDFLLVQDIAGSAAISIKNARLLESESKVKEMGILLRISRQVSSTLDLNQVLGLVVNMTGELVELSLGAVGLLDESKNSLMLAALSGETSIDAGDSRQKAMLALMEKTREAGRTVYVRDRESYTRQMRGQRTVWLEYLEGNGLESVWAMPLSDEEGQLGVLWFESATPGFADGGKADLLSILANQTAVAVRNASLYQRVPFAETLGKVAERGQRAFAGWRKWAVAGAVALVLLLALHLVPRFRSFTGDCEVEARLGYGVFLQVAGTVAEVVVKEGDTVREGDMLARLDPAPLRLRLTQASSQLAVVERKIVEARAAGSAAEVRRLAAEREALRAEAIKAGADLGKVDIRAPRGGVVLSTGLEELVGASLPVGAELLRLAESGKLTVVVQVPEDVVMDIAVGQDVVGAVRSAPNLRFRGRVAHVGRSYSLPAEAAESSGNGESGEIGREAFVAEVEVTESEVALRPGMSGKARVATPGVSVVLRQLRRVVNLLAFWLGP, encoded by the coding sequence ATGGACAGTCCCGAATCCATGGACACACAGTGCAATCGGGCGATTACCGATGACGAATTGCCGTCCGATCCCGTCGAACGCGCGCAGCATCTCGAACGGCGTTTGGCGCGGTGCAAGCTCGCCCGTGATCTGACGCGCGAATTCGTTTCCACCACGGACATGAAGCGGCTCATGGGCGTGATCTTCCAGCGCGTGCTGGAGGCGATAAACGCCGAGGCCGGTTCCCTGTGGATGGTGGACTGGCGCACGCGCGAGAGCGTGTGTCATCAGGCCGAGGGACCGGCGGCGGACAAGGTGCTCGGCCTGCGGCTCCCGCTGGGCAAGGGCGTGGTCGGCAAGGTCATTCAGGAAAATTCGCCGCAGGTCGTGCTCGACACCACCCGCGACGAGCGCTTTGCCGCGGATGTGGATAAGACCTCGGGCTTCACCACCAAGTCCATGATCTGCGTTCCCCTCGTCGTGGACTGCCACGTCTACGGCGCTATCCAGATTCTCAACAAGAAGAGCGGCTTCGAGAGCCGTTTCACCAACGACGACTTTCTCCTCGTGCAGGATATCGCGGGCAGCGCTGCCATTTCCATCAAGAACGCCCGGCTTCTCGAATCCGAGAGCAAGGTCAAGGAGATGGGGATACTGCTGCGCATCTCGCGGCAGGTGTCGTCCACGCTGGATCTGAATCAGGTTCTCGGCCTTGTGGTCAATATGACGGGCGAGCTTGTGGAATTGAGTCTTGGCGCGGTGGGCCTGCTCGATGAATCGAAGAACAGCCTGATGCTCGCGGCCCTGTCCGGCGAGACGTCCATAGATGCGGGCGATTCCCGCCAGAAGGCCATGCTCGCGCTTATGGAGAAGACGCGCGAGGCTGGCCGTACCGTCTACGTTCGCGATCGTGAAAGCTACACGCGGCAGATGCGCGGGCAGCGGACCGTGTGGTTGGAATACCTCGAAGGCAACGGCCTTGAATCCGTGTGGGCCATGCCCCTTTCCGACGAGGAAGGGCAGCTTGGCGTCCTGTGGTTCGAGAGTGCGACGCCCGGCTTCGCGGATGGTGGCAAGGCCGACCTGCTGTCGATCCTTGCCAATCAGACCGCGGTGGCCGTGCGCAATGCCAGCCTCTATCAGCGCGTGCCCTTTGCCGAAACCCTCGGAAAGGTTGCGGAGCGCGGGCAGCGGGCGTTCGCCGGGTGGCGCAAGTGGGCGGTCGCCGGAGCCGTGGCGCTGGTGCTTCTGCTTGCGCTGCATCTCGTGCCCCGTTTCCGCTCGTTTACCGGCGATTGCGAGGTGGAAGCGCGGCTGGGCTACGGTGTTTTCCTGCAAGTGGCGGGGACGGTGGCCGAGGTTGTCGTGAAGGAGGGGGACACCGTTCGCGAGGGCGATATGCTGGCCCGGCTGGACCCCGCACCGCTGCGTCTGCGTCTGACGCAGGCGTCGTCGCAGCTTGCGGTGGTGGAGCGTAAGATCGTGGAGGCTCGCGCGGCGGGTAGCGCCGCCGAGGTCCGGCGACTGGCGGCCGAGCGCGAGGCGCTGCGGGCCGAGGCCATCAAGGCCGGGGCCGACCTCGGCAAGGTGGACATCCGTGCCCCGCGTGGCGGGGTGGTGCTGTCCACAGGGCTGGAGGAGCTGGTGGGCGCGAGTCTGCCGGTGGGCGCGGAACTGCTGCGGCTCGCGGAATCCGGCAAGCTGACCGTGGTGGTGCAGGTGCCGGAGGATGTGGTCATGGACATCGCCGTGGGGCAGGACGTGGTGGGGGCGGTGCGCTCCGCGCCGAACCTGCGCTTTCGCGGGCGGGTGGCGCATGTGGGGCGGTCCTACAGTCTGCCCGCCGAGGCCGCCGAGTCTTCCGGAAATGGGGAATCTGGCGAGATAGGGCGCGAGGCCTTCGTGGCCGAGGTGGAGGTGACGGAATCCGAGGTGGCGTTGCGTCCCGGCATGAGCGGCAAGGCGCGCGTGGCGACGCCGGGCGTGTCCGTGGTGCTGCGGCAGTTGCGCCGTGTGGTCAACCTGCTGGCCTTCTGGCTGGGACCGTAG